The following are encoded together in the Pseudomonas sp. IB20 genome:
- a CDS encoding alpha/beta fold hydrolase, whose product MPVAVIDGQPLHYVDQGTGPVVLLGSSYLWDRDMWAPQIEALSQQYRVIVPELWGHGESGPLPAQTQSLDDLARQTLALLDQLDIAQINLVGLSVGGMWGARLALLAPERINSLVMMYTYLGAEPEATRQYYFSLFKMIEDAGAIPAPLLDVIAPIFFRPGIDRESALYQGYRQALQDFSKERLLHSIVPLGRLIFSRASILDQLPRLDADTTWVMCGEQDKPRPPAESQEMAELIGCSLTLIPEAGHIASRENPDFVNEALLTFLANHA is encoded by the coding sequence ATGCCTGTTGCCGTGATTGATGGACAACCGCTGCACTATGTCGACCAGGGCACCGGCCCGGTCGTCCTGCTGGGTTCAAGTTACCTGTGGGACCGCGACATGTGGGCCCCGCAAATTGAAGCCCTGTCGCAACAGTACCGCGTAATCGTTCCCGAGCTGTGGGGCCACGGTGAGTCCGGCCCGCTGCCGGCGCAAACTCAGTCCCTGGATGACCTCGCGCGCCAAACCCTGGCGTTGCTGGATCAGCTCGACATCGCGCAAATCAACCTGGTCGGCCTGTCTGTTGGCGGCATGTGGGGCGCGCGGCTGGCGCTACTGGCACCGGAGCGCATCAACAGCCTGGTAATGATGTACACCTACCTTGGTGCCGAACCCGAGGCCACACGCCAGTACTACTTCTCGCTGTTCAAGATGATCGAAGACGCCGGCGCGATCCCTGCGCCGTTGCTGGATGTGATCGCACCGATCTTCTTCCGCCCGGGCATCGACCGCGAATCAGCGCTGTACCAAGGTTATCGCCAGGCGCTGCAAGACTTCTCCAAGGAACGCCTGTTGCACAGCATCGTGCCCTTGGGCCGCTTGATCTTCAGCCGCGCGAGCATTCTGGACCAACTGCCCCGCCTGGACGCCGACACCACCTGGGTGATGTGCGGCGAGCAGGACAAGCCTCGGCCCCCCGCTGAATCCCAGGAAATGGCCGAACTGATTGGCTGCAGCCTGACGCTGATTCCAGAAGCGGGGCATATCGCCTCGCGGGAAAACCCAGACTTCGTCAATGAAGCGCTGTTGACCTTCCTCGCCAACCACGCCTGA